The Leadbettera azotonutricia ZAS-9 genome has a window encoding:
- a CDS encoding carbohydrate ABC transporter permease: MSKIKQGSPAGKIVVYVVMGIFTFLAIYPLLWLFIQSFKTTQEYLTSSKLALPKLWFFGNYPYAWNMGKFGILLVNSIIYTVVTVIAVVVLGFMAGFAFAKIKNKLTPLLHGIFIVGILLTLQSIMVPLFLMVTRVGLYDTRLGVLIPYIGLGLPMGVYLGTEFIKGIPDALIESARIDGAKFLTIFFRIIFPMTAPVAMTVGILTFTGTWNEFMLINILTSSDTIKSIPVGIGRFSGALASDYGKQFSALVIGVVPMLIFYLTFRKQITKGVAAGAVKG; the protein is encoded by the coding sequence ATGTCAAAAATAAAGCAAGGTTCGCCGGCGGGCAAAATCGTTGTTTATGTTGTCATGGGGATTTTTACGTTTCTGGCTATTTATCCCCTCCTTTGGCTTTTTATTCAATCCTTTAAAACAACCCAGGAATATTTGACTTCCAGCAAGCTGGCCCTTCCCAAGCTGTGGTTCTTTGGCAACTATCCCTATGCATGGAATATGGGAAAATTCGGGATACTCCTTGTTAACAGCATCATCTACACGGTGGTGACAGTTATTGCGGTAGTTGTTCTGGGCTTTATGGCAGGTTTTGCTTTTGCGAAAATCAAAAACAAGTTAACGCCCCTGCTCCACGGCATTTTTATAGTAGGAATACTTTTAACCCTCCAGTCCATTATGGTACCTCTTTTTCTCATGGTAACAAGGGTAGGGCTATACGATACCAGGCTCGGGGTGCTTATCCCCTATATAGGCCTGGGGCTTCCCATGGGTGTTTATCTTGGAACCGAATTTATAAAGGGCATACCCGATGCCTTGATAGAGTCGGCGCGCATAGACGGGGCTAAATTCCTGACAATCTTTTTCAGGATTATTTTTCCCATGACCGCGCCTGTGGCTATGACCGTGGGTATACTTACCTTCACAGGTACCTGGAACGAATTTATGCTTATCAATATTCTGACTTCAAGCGATACGATTAAGTCCATTCCTGTAGGCATAGGCCGCTTCTCGGGAGCTTTGGCATCCGACTACGGCAAGCAGTTTTCGGCCCTCGTTATAGGCGTGGTGCCTATGCTGATCTTCTACCTGACGTTCCGCAAGCAGATCACCAAAGGTGTCGCGGCAGGGGCAGTGAAAGGTTAA
- a CDS encoding carbohydrate ABC transporter permease, giving the protein MTDLTSKREQSLSYLILVIPAVAIYFAVVAFPTAFSVALSLTNYNGGKVFGNPKVHFAGVKSYIEIFTNPNGYFYIALKNNMYIVLMSVFGQIPLGFILAYILSRKMIKGTDFFQTMVYLPNVISPVIIGILFKSFYLNSNSVYMEIVRIFNPAAEFTLNNHPMIPVLIVMLWMYTGMYVIIFLANIQRIDVSIIEAARIDGAKETQIFSRIILPALSGVIVTSAILAISGSLKSFDLIYVMTNGGPANQTSVLSLFMYMMAFRGAPNYPLANAISTVMVIISFILIGVTKSVEKKFGGKE; this is encoded by the coding sequence ATGACGGATTTGACTTCTAAAAGGGAACAGAGTTTATCGTATCTGATCCTGGTTATTCCGGCAGTCGCAATCTATTTTGCGGTTGTTGCCTTTCCGACAGCCTTTTCCGTTGCCTTAAGCCTTACCAATTACAACGGCGGTAAAGTTTTCGGGAACCCCAAGGTTCATTTTGCAGGTGTCAAAAGCTACATCGAAATCTTTACCAATCCCAATGGGTATTTCTATATTGCCCTGAAGAACAATATGTACATTGTTCTGATGTCGGTCTTCGGGCAGATTCCCCTGGGCTTCATCCTGGCCTATATACTTTCGCGCAAGATGATTAAAGGGACGGATTTTTTCCAGACCATGGTTTATCTTCCCAACGTTATTTCCCCTGTCATTATAGGCATACTGTTCAAGAGTTTTTATCTCAATTCAAACAGCGTCTATATGGAAATTGTAAGGATTTTTAATCCTGCCGCAGAATTTACTTTGAACAACCACCCCATGATCCCTGTATTGATAGTAATGCTGTGGATGTATACCGGAATGTACGTGATTATCTTCCTGGCGAATATTCAGCGCATTGATGTCTCCATTATCGAAGCTGCCCGGATAGACGGCGCAAAAGAAACCCAAATCTTCTCCCGTATCATACTGCCGGCCCTTTCCGGCGTAATTGTAACCAGCGCAATCCTGGCAATTTCGGGTTCTTTAAAATCCTTCGACTTGATTTATGTAATGACCAACGGGGGGCCTGCGAACCAGACAAGCGTGCTTTCCCTCTTTATGTATATGATGGCCTTCAGGGGCGCTCCCAATTATCCCCTTGCCAACGCCATTTCCACCGTCATGGTGATCATCAGCTTTATTCTGATAGGCGTCACCAAATCGGTAGAAAAGAAATTCGGCGGAAAGGAGTAG
- a CDS encoding glucose-6-phosphate isomerase, with the protein MQFNDFDKAGAFGRLKALAGSYRKFDFNAALNPERVKKYSVPLAAGLVYNYAAKAVDDKVLAELKTLAEQQEAIVKYKALLDGEVINTGEKRKVLHQLLRGQLGKAVVHEGKDIGEFYRNELERFSAFADKVRAGELRPSAAKAYTAVAQIGIGGSDLGPRAMALALENWAAAAGKKRLRAEFISNVDPDDASKVASALPLDETLFVLVSKSGTTQETLANELFIKDKLRKAGLDPAKHMVAVTSETSPLAHNQSYLDSFYIDDFIGGRYSSTSGVGGVILSLAFGSEVFKEFLQGAHEADKAALESDPLKNAALLDALIGVWERNFLEYPYTAVLPYSQGLSRFPAHLQQLDMESNGKRVNRDGAAVSYSTGPVVFGEPGTNGQHSFYQLLHQGTDIVPLQFVGFLESQKGDDVEVDGSSSQTKLKGNLAAQITAFAKGKQDSNGNKEFLGGRPSSLIYGKALTPATLGALLAHFENKIMFQGFIWNLNSFDQEGVQLGKVLAKKILSKTGGSTGDPVLDAYGSLLGV; encoded by the coding sequence ATGCAGTTCAACGATTTTGACAAGGCCGGAGCTTTTGGCAGGCTTAAGGCCCTCGCAGGAAGTTACAGGAAGTTTGATTTTAACGCGGCTCTTAATCCTGAACGGGTAAAGAAGTACTCTGTTCCGCTGGCTGCGGGGCTTGTGTATAATTATGCGGCTAAGGCGGTGGACGACAAAGTCCTGGCGGAACTGAAAACGCTGGCGGAACAGCAGGAAGCCATCGTCAAGTACAAGGCTTTGCTGGATGGCGAAGTGATCAACACCGGCGAAAAGCGGAAGGTGCTGCACCAGCTCCTCCGGGGGCAGCTGGGCAAGGCAGTGGTTCACGAGGGCAAGGACATAGGCGAATTCTACCGTAATGAACTTGAACGCTTCAGCGCTTTTGCGGACAAGGTAAGGGCGGGGGAGCTCAGACCGTCCGCTGCCAAGGCTTATACAGCGGTAGCGCAGATCGGCATAGGCGGCTCTGATTTGGGGCCCCGGGCTATGGCCCTGGCACTTGAGAACTGGGCTGCAGCAGCCGGCAAGAAAAGGCTCAGGGCCGAGTTTATCTCCAATGTGGACCCTGACGATGCGTCGAAGGTTGCCTCGGCCCTTCCCCTGGACGAGACCCTCTTTGTGCTTGTTTCCAAAAGCGGCACTACCCAGGAGACCTTGGCCAACGAACTTTTCATCAAGGACAAGCTCAGGAAGGCGGGCCTCGACCCTGCAAAGCACATGGTAGCAGTCACGAGCGAGACCAGCCCTCTTGCCCATAACCAAAGCTATCTGGATTCTTTCTATATTGACGATTTTATCGGCGGCCGTTATTCTTCCACTTCCGGGGTTGGAGGGGTGATACTTTCCCTGGCCTTTGGGAGCGAGGTGTTCAAGGAATTTTTGCAGGGCGCCCACGAGGCTGACAAGGCAGCCCTGGAAAGCGATCCGCTCAAGAACGCGGCGCTGCTCGACGCCCTCATCGGGGTATGGGAAAGGAATTTTTTGGAATACCCCTATACCGCGGTGCTTCCCTATAGCCAGGGCCTTTCACGCTTCCCTGCCCACCTTCAGCAGCTGGACATGGAGTCCAACGGCAAGAGGGTGAACCGGGACGGCGCGGCTGTTTCTTACTCAACAGGGCCTGTGGTGTTCGGCGAGCCCGGCACCAACGGCCAGCATTCCTTCTACCAGCTTTTGCATCAGGGCACTGATATTGTGCCTCTCCAGTTTGTGGGCTTCCTCGAAAGCCAGAAGGGGGATGATGTTGAGGTAGATGGATCCTCAAGCCAGACAAAGCTCAAGGGCAATCTTGCAGCCCAGATCACCGCATTTGCAAAAGGCAAGCAGGACAGCAACGGCAACAAAGAATTCTTAGGGGGACGGCCTTCGAGCCTTATTTACGGGAAGGCCCTTACGCCCGCAACCCTCGGCGCGCTCCTTGCCCATTTTGAAAACAAAATCATGTTCCAGGGCTTTATCTGGAACCTCAACAGCTTTGATCAGGAAGGGGTGCAGCTTGGCAAGGTGCTGGCAAAGAAGATACTTTCAAAAACAGGCGGCAGCACTGGCGATCCGGTGCTCGATGCGTATGGTTCCCTCCTGGGTGTATAA
- a CDS encoding flavin reductase: MKQKEAILADSGWKERSIKEFSGSPSQRIGSDWMLITAGDVSKDKSSWNTMTASWGGLGVLWGRDVAFMFIRPSRQTYHLANASSLFTLSFFDESCRTALDLCGVKSGRDIDKASEAGLTPIVFGSGTAAGAVGFKEAKEIIVCRKLYTHDFDPSKFLDPVSIEKAYNGQDYHRMFIGEIISFQCH, from the coding sequence ATGAAGCAAAAGGAAGCAATACTTGCGGATAGCGGGTGGAAAGAAAGGAGCATCAAGGAATTCTCCGGCTCCCCTTCACAGCGCATAGGCTCTGACTGGATGCTGATTACTGCAGGGGATGTGTCGAAGGATAAAAGCAGCTGGAATACCATGACCGCCTCGTGGGGCGGCCTTGGGGTATTATGGGGCAGGGATGTGGCTTTCATGTTTATAAGGCCCTCGCGTCAGACCTATCATCTTGCCAATGCGTCCAGTTTATTCACCCTCTCTTTTTTTGACGAATCCTGCCGTACAGCCCTGGACCTCTGCGGCGTAAAATCGGGCAGGGATATCGACAAGGCTTCTGAAGCAGGGCTGACGCCAATTGTGTTCGGCTCAGGCACTGCCGCAGGGGCTGTTGGTTTTAAGGAAGCAAAAGAAATTATTGTCTGCCGCAAGCTTTACACCCACGACTTTGATCCGTCGAAGTTTCTTGATCCTGTTTCCATAGAGAAGGCCTATAACGGCCAAGATTATCACCGTATGTTCATCGGGGAGATTATCAGTTTTCAATGCCATTGA
- a CDS encoding M28 family peptidase — translation MSDAYMGIPWGHFKKFIALEADRFALLQSILEEAGLEYKIATISGNRHFFVAPPPPEEEFLRRRLTILVAHYDRTPGSPGANDNSASVFILIETAMKLMKAKANNWLIIFSDKEELKPGETIQDQGAYTLASGFRDAGMENAWIYSFDACGTGDTLIISNTVELMLKGEGNQAKEKIRASIQELREKALVTARDLRMGKVLLAPTPFSDDAGFFRAGVAAQTITMLPSEECANLVSTLRRNPQFAEALISQEEQELHYRRLIPETWRSLNSPSDSHLRLTPQNFRTVVRFAEALCKG, via the coding sequence ATGAGCGATGCATACATGGGCATCCCCTGGGGGCATTTCAAAAAATTCATTGCCCTCGAGGCGGATCGCTTCGCGCTTTTGCAGTCGATTCTGGAAGAAGCAGGGCTGGAATATAAAATAGCGACGATTTCCGGAAACAGGCACTTCTTTGTAGCCCCCCCTCCGCCTGAAGAAGAATTCCTAAGGCGGCGCCTCACTATTCTGGTGGCCCATTACGACAGGACACCGGGTAGCCCCGGCGCCAACGACAACAGCGCCAGTGTTTTTATCCTCATCGAGACTGCCATGAAGCTCATGAAAGCAAAGGCCAATAATTGGCTCATCATATTTTCCGATAAAGAAGAGCTGAAACCAGGCGAAACCATCCAGGATCAGGGCGCCTATACCCTTGCCTCGGGCTTCAGGGATGCAGGAATGGAAAACGCCTGGATCTACAGTTTCGACGCCTGCGGCACAGGAGACACGCTGATCATTTCCAATACTGTTGAATTGATGCTCAAGGGCGAAGGCAATCAGGCTAAAGAAAAAATACGCGCTTCCATTCAGGAATTGCGCGAAAAGGCACTGGTCACCGCACGGGATCTCCGGATGGGCAAAGTACTCCTTGCCCCTACGCCCTTTTCGGATGATGCAGGATTTTTCCGCGCCGGTGTTGCGGCCCAAACCATTACCATGCTGCCATCGGAAGAATGTGCCAATTTAGTATCAACACTGCGCAGGAACCCCCAGTTTGCGGAGGCCCTTATCAGCCAGGAAGAACAGGAACTGCATTACAGGCGCCTCATCCCGGAAACCTGGCGCAGCCTCAACAGCCCCAGCGACAGCCACCTCCGCCTTACACCCCAGAATTTCCGTACCGTTGTGCGCTTTGCGGAAGCACTGTGCAAGGGGTAA
- a CDS encoding transcriptional regulator: MSDEKRVGGNPDYSQAAEDFNRARNKALLSRIQNFLNAEKDELLSFYDVKDILKPKNEFYRGMQQVPIKLIVGSEGRYRDFNKYFLPRSEFLRARWERVDRAQIRDVPLPAIELYEIGGAYFVRDGNHRVSVARAQGVEEIDAEVISLSSEIAITPNMTTDDLRGAVIDYEKKLFYEKTKYGELTGDTDLSFTMPGRYDEIYNHILVHKYFLNEKVSGEIAMEEALISWYREVYSPIIKIINEHRICNNFPGRSPSDLYVWIVKHWDFLKKKNGVHYSVADAARDFAVRYGKDKSPFHRFLGKALGRFFRKRT; this comes from the coding sequence ATGAGTGATGAAAAAAGAGTAGGCGGAAACCCCGATTACTCCCAGGCGGCGGAAGATTTTAACCGGGCCAGGAATAAGGCCCTGCTTTCGCGGATACAGAATTTTCTGAATGCCGAGAAAGACGAACTCCTGTCTTTTTATGATGTGAAAGACATACTGAAACCCAAAAATGAATTTTACCGGGGCATGCAGCAGGTTCCCATTAAGCTCATTGTGGGAAGCGAAGGCCGCTATAGGGATTTCAACAAATACTTCCTGCCCCGTTCCGAATTCCTCCGGGCACGCTGGGAGCGGGTGGACCGTGCCCAGATTAGGGACGTGCCCCTCCCGGCTATCGAACTATACGAAATCGGGGGCGCTTATTTTGTGAGGGACGGCAACCACAGGGTTTCCGTGGCCCGCGCCCAGGGGGTGGAAGAAATCGATGCCGAGGTAATAAGCCTCTCTTCGGAAATCGCCATTACCCCCAACATGACTACCGACGATCTTCGCGGCGCTGTCATCGATTATGAAAAAAAGCTCTTCTACGAAAAAACCAAATACGGCGAATTGACCGGGGATACTGACCTCAGCTTTACCATGCCCGGCCGCTATGATGAAATTTACAACCACATACTGGTGCATAAATACTTTCTCAATGAAAAAGTATCCGGCGAGATTGCCATGGAAGAAGCCCTGATTTCATGGTACAGGGAAGTCTACAGCCCCATTATCAAAATCATCAACGAACACAGGATCTGCAATAATTTCCCGGGCCGCAGCCCCAGCGATCTCTATGTGTGGATAGTGAAACACTGGGACTTTCTTAAAAAGAAGAACGGGGTCCATTATTCCGTCGCTGACGCAGCCAGGGACTTTGCCGTCCGCTATGGCAAGGACAAGAGCCCCTTTCACCGTTTTCTGGGCAAAGCTCTGGGCAGGTTCTTTAGGAAACGCACATGA
- a CDS encoding DUF342 domain-containing protein, which translates to MNTATLVPENPNDAHISVIFMENDLEAKGDFVPAMSGGAPFTPGYIDSLLQRLNIVYGVQREAINEAAMRCTKERKIIKDVVIASGDPPANEVLEYIQLNPLLGKSAEPDARGKVDYREQSPFIIVKKDQALAKQKSRKPGKDGMNVHGGSIPHGVVRPEGVSGGDNTRMEGRFMLSNINGQLIETKGMVSVQNFLVIKGPVGYKTGNIVFPGDVVIEGPVSDGFKIYSGGSVSIKQTFDVTDAITKTDLSVAGGIIGRGRALVKVGGVLKTKFIENCRVACRKTVTVDTDIINSNVFTLENVEMGDKGAILGGEIYAVKGVRTGNIGKKSGKSTHIHCGIDFTVQQEKEKNNNILRIVAAKLGRLKTMMEDPAADEPKKAKMEELRRRLEAEQQKASAVVTELMGHLNTYDNATVEVSGEIAAGTLIEICQIALFVTEPLKKVRVKLDKENGKLITENL; encoded by the coding sequence ATGAATACAGCCACCCTGGTACCTGAAAACCCCAACGATGCCCATATCTCCGTGATTTTCATGGAAAACGACCTTGAAGCCAAGGGGGATTTTGTACCGGCCATGAGCGGCGGCGCCCCCTTTACTCCGGGGTACATAGATTCGCTCCTTCAAAGGCTCAATATCGTATACGGCGTGCAGCGCGAGGCCATCAACGAGGCAGCCATGCGCTGTACCAAGGAGCGGAAAATCATCAAGGATGTGGTCATAGCCTCAGGCGATCCGCCGGCCAACGAAGTTCTTGAATACATACAGCTCAACCCCCTGCTGGGAAAAAGCGCCGAACCCGACGCAAGGGGCAAAGTGGACTATCGGGAGCAATCCCCCTTTATCATCGTAAAGAAAGATCAGGCCCTGGCAAAGCAGAAATCCCGAAAGCCCGGCAAGGACGGCATGAATGTCCACGGCGGCTCCATACCCCACGGGGTTGTGAGGCCCGAAGGCGTCAGCGGGGGCGACAACACCCGCATGGAGGGCAGGTTCATGCTTTCCAACATCAACGGCCAGCTCATAGAGACGAAGGGCATGGTGAGCGTCCAGAATTTCCTGGTCATCAAGGGGCCTGTGGGCTACAAAACCGGGAACATCGTTTTCCCCGGCGATGTGGTCATAGAAGGGCCGGTTTCCGACGGCTTCAAGATTTATTCAGGCGGCTCAGTCAGCATAAAGCAGACCTTCGATGTTACCGATGCCATCACCAAGACAGACCTTTCTGTGGCCGGGGGCATTATAGGCCGGGGCAGGGCCCTGGTAAAAGTCGGAGGCGTCCTTAAGACAAAATTCATAGAGAATTGCCGAGTAGCCTGCCGAAAGACAGTCACAGTAGACACGGATATTATCAACTCCAATGTCTTTACCCTTGAAAATGTTGAAATGGGGGACAAAGGCGCCATACTGGGGGGCGAAATTTACGCTGTCAAAGGCGTCCGAACCGGAAACATAGGCAAAAAATCCGGCAAATCCACCCACATACACTGCGGCATAGACTTTACGGTCCAGCAGGAAAAAGAAAAGAACAACAACATACTGCGGATAGTGGCCGCCAAACTCGGCCGCCTCAAAACCATGATGGAAGACCCGGCTGCCGACGAACCAAAGAAAGCCAAAATGGAAGAACTCCGCCGCCGCCTCGAAGCAGAACAGCAAAAGGCTTCCGCCGTGGTCACAGAGCTCATGGGGCATCTCAACACCTACGACAATGCAACAGTAGAAGTATCAGGCGAGATAGCCGCCGGCACCCTCATAGAAATCTGCCAAATAGCCCTCTTTGTCACAGAACCCCTCAAAAAAGTACGGGTCAAACTGGACAAGGAAAACGGCAAATTAATAACAGAAAACCTCTAG
- a CDS encoding arginine repressor — MKERLARLKAVRKLIKTYRIESQETLLGYLQKEGFLVTQATLSRDLKLLKVGKISDGHNNYVYSLPGDDERQETERTYIHDFLRGYISIEWSSNLVVIKTYSGHSDSVALAVDNLGLDDVLGTFSGRDNAVLVVLREGFSGEDFMNRMKESIPELED; from the coding sequence GTGAAAGAAAGGCTGGCACGTCTTAAGGCGGTCCGAAAGTTAATAAAAACCTATCGTATAGAGTCCCAGGAGACCCTTTTAGGGTATTTGCAAAAGGAAGGCTTCTTAGTAACCCAGGCCACCCTCTCCAGGGATCTCAAGCTCCTCAAAGTGGGCAAAATCTCCGATGGCCATAACAACTATGTTTATTCCCTTCCCGGGGACGACGAGCGCCAGGAGACCGAGCGTACCTACATCCACGACTTTCTGCGGGGCTATATTTCCATTGAATGGTCGAGTAATCTGGTAGTGATCAAAACCTATTCGGGCCACTCCGATTCTGTAGCCCTGGCAGTTGACAACCTGGGCCTTGATGACGTGCTGGGCACCTTCTCGGGCAGGGACAATGCAGTTTTGGTAGTTTTGAGGGAAGGCTTTTCCGGCGAGGACTTCATGAACCGCATGAAGGAGAGCATCCCGGAGCTGGAGGATTAG
- a CDS encoding tetratricopeptide repeat protein yields the protein MNLTVAIIIILVVGVGFLAFFLTKNILLPRRAQAAAGLLNKNKILQAIKAGKAAVEKDPKDVEAHYNLGRSYLADNRGEQALREFKSVSRLGIEGKNIPETEFRQTIAKLYIQYNEKEEALKEYVLLIKKQPENPEYYYQAGMLFNERNRADLAEQYLKKAISINPKDARPYLELGMILVQGKKTKEADATLEAALKLDPNNPKIHFYMGKVFKDAKDYAGALPCFEKSSRDQEYKLRSLVESGSCYMSLKMIDKAVPELERAVKAIEDEASPDSLYARYFLGMCYEKKKDYTLALAQYDKIYAKKRSFRDVGEKLTQYQQYRQEETKPGKA from the coding sequence ATGAACCTTACAGTTGCGATCATTATAATTCTCGTCGTGGGGGTTGGTTTCCTTGCATTCTTCTTAACAAAGAACATTTTGCTGCCCAGGCGGGCCCAGGCTGCCGCAGGGCTCCTCAACAAAAACAAAATCCTCCAGGCCATCAAGGCCGGCAAGGCAGCAGTCGAAAAAGATCCCAAAGATGTTGAAGCCCACTATAACCTGGGAAGATCTTACCTTGCGGACAACAGGGGGGAGCAGGCTTTAAGGGAATTCAAAAGCGTAAGCCGCCTCGGCATAGAGGGCAAAAATATCCCTGAGACTGAATTCCGCCAGACCATTGCCAAGCTTTACATCCAGTACAACGAAAAGGAAGAAGCCCTCAAGGAGTATGTGCTTCTCATCAAAAAACAGCCCGAAAACCCCGAATACTATTACCAGGCGGGGATGCTCTTCAACGAAAGGAACAGGGCCGACCTGGCGGAGCAATATTTGAAGAAGGCCATCTCCATTAACCCAAAAGACGCCAGGCCCTATCTTGAACTCGGCATGATACTTGTGCAGGGCAAAAAAACCAAGGAAGCCGACGCCACTTTGGAAGCAGCCCTCAAACTCGATCCCAATAATCCAAAAATCCATTTCTATATGGGGAAAGTTTTTAAGGATGCCAAGGATTATGCAGGCGCACTCCCCTGCTTTGAAAAATCTTCACGGGATCAGGAATACAAACTCCGCTCCCTTGTGGAAAGCGGAAGCTGCTATATGTCCCTCAAGATGATAGACAAGGCCGTACCCGAACTTGAAAGGGCGGTCAAGGCTATCGAAGACGAAGCAAGCCCGGACAGCCTTTATGCCCGCTACTTCCTGGGCATGTGCTATGAAAAGAAAAAGGATTATACCCTGGCCCTGGCGCAGTATGACAAAATCTATGCCAAAAAAAGAAGCTTCCGGGATGTGGGCGAAAAGCTGACCCAGTACCAGCAGTACAGGCAGGAAGAAACCAAACCCGGAAAAGCATGA
- a CDS encoding ABC transporter substrate-binding protein, with amino-acid sequence MKRANRFLVLAMVLVLAIALVGCKKSNSNAASGQVELKVLNYFDMTSANASGEVAQVWEAFEKANPDIKVIREDLFNEPFHNKVEAYAAAGQLPDVIYAWPSGRSTTLHTQHLLKDLKSLIAKDGLAANTLPGALDPNAQGAGYLAILPRAITSSHAFYINNEVLKAAGLTPAKTYSELKAQVPVLKAQGYETVIMANQDDWVMQSCFFSLVAGRFGGAGWEQKILSGQAKFTDPDFVNALTFIKTLYDDGVISRASLTTDYGSGIGQFATNKGAYYIDGDWRIGAFITDSSTGQALIDPARQANFQVTVFPDIEGAKLNKSSSGILGTGWGINANIPADSAKEDAAWRLVKWLSGKEIQTWLLQTGGIATPTRTDINASSLKLEPLQIQGSQLGGQYTTTTVVIDGVFAGEVYTPINEGLQAIGLGSQTPQQVAQAAQRAFDAWKAKQ; translated from the coding sequence ATGAAAAGAGCGAATCGGTTTTTAGTGCTGGCCATGGTATTGGTTTTGGCCATTGCACTTGTCGGCTGCAAGAAGTCAAATTCCAACGCTGCAAGCGGACAGGTAGAATTGAAGGTATTGAATTACTTCGATATGACCTCGGCCAATGCTTCAGGCGAAGTAGCCCAGGTTTGGGAAGCCTTTGAAAAGGCAAATCCCGATATCAAGGTTATACGGGAAGATCTGTTCAACGAACCCTTCCATAACAAGGTCGAGGCTTATGCGGCTGCAGGGCAGCTTCCTGACGTAATTTATGCCTGGCCGTCGGGAAGGTCCACCACCCTTCATACCCAGCATCTTTTGAAGGATCTGAAATCCCTGATAGCCAAAGACGGACTGGCGGCGAATACTCTGCCCGGCGCTCTTGATCCTAATGCCCAGGGCGCAGGTTACCTGGCAATACTTCCCAGGGCCATCACCTCAAGCCATGCCTTCTATATTAACAACGAAGTACTCAAAGCAGCGGGCCTTACCCCTGCCAAGACCTATTCAGAACTCAAGGCACAGGTTCCGGTACTTAAGGCCCAGGGTTATGAGACTGTTATCATGGCGAATCAGGACGATTGGGTTATGCAGTCATGTTTCTTCTCCCTCGTTGCCGGCCGTTTCGGCGGAGCGGGCTGGGAGCAAAAGATCCTTTCAGGCCAGGCAAAATTCACAGATCCCGATTTTGTGAATGCCTTAACCTTCATCAAGACCCTCTATGATGACGGGGTAATTTCCCGCGCATCATTGACCACAGACTACGGCAGCGGTATCGGACAGTTTGCTACCAATAAAGGCGCTTATTATATCGACGGCGACTGGCGCATCGGCGCTTTCATCACCGATTCTTCTACCGGTCAGGCCCTCATTGATCCTGCCCGGCAGGCCAATTTCCAGGTCACTGTGTTTCCCGATATCGAAGGCGCCAAGCTTAATAAGTCATCCTCCGGTATTCTGGGCACAGGCTGGGGCATTAACGCCAATATCCCCGCAGATTCTGCAAAAGAAGATGCCGCATGGCGTCTTGTTAAGTGGCTCTCGGGTAAGGAAATCCAGACTTGGCTGCTCCAAACCGGCGGTATTGCCACTCCCACCAGAACCGACATTAATGCTTCCTCCCTTAAACTGGAACCCCTCCAGATCCAGGGAAGCCAGCTAGGCGGACAGTACACTACCACTACTGTGGTAATCGACGGCGTCTTTGCCGGCGAAGTCTATACCCCCATCAACGAAGGCCTCCAGGCTATCGGGCTTGGAAGCCAGACCCCCCAGCAGGTTGCCCAGGCTGCCCAGCGCGCTTTTGATGCGTGGAAAGCAAAGCAATAA
- a CDS encoding metallophosphoesterase, with the protein MKILCVSDQIDPLVYTNTIRQRFADVDLVLSAGDLPMDYLDFIVSSLNKPLLFVFGNHHLEDYSYYQEGQTSYTGIEDDHAPKGSGAIHIHGKAKREEGLIIAGLGGSMRYNRAENQFTDFQMKMEIIKLIPALVFNRIFRGRYLDILLTHASPQGIHDKEDKCHRGFKSFLWFMRKFKPRYLIHGHIHLYDLSEVRTTKYHDTLVINAYSHYLIDTGEKHE; encoded by the coding sequence ATGAAGATACTCTGCGTCTCGGATCAGATCGATCCTTTGGTGTATACCAATACAATCAGGCAGCGTTTTGCCGATGTGGATCTGGTACTGAGCGCCGGGGATCTTCCCATGGATTATCTTGATTTCATTGTTTCAAGCCTCAACAAACCCCTGCTCTTTGTTTTTGGGAACCATCATCTGGAAGATTATTCATATTACCAGGAGGGCCAAACCAGTTACACAGGAATAGAGGACGATCACGCCCCCAAAGGATCGGGCGCCATACACATACATGGAAAAGCGAAACGCGAAGAGGGCCTTATCATTGCCGGTCTTGGCGGTTCCATGCGCTACAATAGGGCCGAAAACCAGTTCACCGATTTCCAGATGAAGATGGAAATAATCAAGCTAATCCCTGCCCTCGTTTTCAACAGGATATTCAGGGGCCGCTATCTCGACATACTTTTGACCCATGCGAGCCCGCAAGGGATACACGACAAAGAGGATAAATGCCACCGGGGTTTTAAATCCTTCCTCTGGTTCATGAGGAAATTCAAACCCCGCTACCTTATCCACGGCCATATCCACCTTTACGATTTGTCCGAAGTAAGGACAACAAAATACCACGACACCCTTGTGATAAACGCCTATAGCCATTATCTCATTGATACAGGAGAGAAACATGAGTGA